One genomic region from Paroceanicella profunda encodes:
- a CDS encoding ABC transporter permease — protein MTALTDPTHVKAARQERRFARITRADKVFRLFGLAWIAPLLRIAAGDQPGPNLREIWRTLGIPLVAIALFLAAWAVLAPRVQTSLGAVPGPAAVWEQAVSLNEDYLRETAKADDFYARQEARNAKLIAAGKEDAVKWRDYTGAPTYYAQIWTSLQTVFFGFLVATAIAVPVGILCGLSPVMSAGLNPLIQIFKPVSPLAWLPIVTMIISAVYATNDGLFSKSFLISAITVTLCSLWPTLINTALGVASIDKDLVNVGRVLNLDTRTRIVKLVLPSALPLIFTGLRLSLGVGWMVLIAAEMLAQNPGLGKFVWDEFQNGSSQSLARIMVAVLTIGLIGYALDRLMFALQTMFTFSANR, from the coding sequence ATGACCGCCCTCACTGATCCCACCCACGTCAAGGCGGCCCGCCAGGAGCGGCGCTTCGCCCGCATCACCAGGGCCGACAAGGTGTTCCGCCTGTTCGGCCTCGCCTGGATCGCGCCGCTGCTGCGCATCGCCGCCGGCGACCAGCCGGGCCCGAACCTGCGCGAGATCTGGCGCACCCTGGGCATTCCGCTGGTGGCCATCGCGCTGTTCCTCGCCGCCTGGGCGGTTCTGGCGCCCCGGGTGCAGACCTCGCTCGGCGCGGTGCCCGGCCCGGCGGCGGTGTGGGAGCAGGCGGTGTCGCTCAACGAGGACTACCTGCGCGAAACCGCCAAGGCGGACGATTTCTACGCCCGGCAGGAGGCGCGGAACGCCAAGCTCATCGCCGCCGGCAAGGAGGACGCGGTGAAATGGCGCGATTACACCGGCGCGCCCACCTACTACGCCCAGATCTGGACCTCGCTGCAGACCGTGTTCTTCGGCTTCCTGGTGGCCACGGCCATCGCGGTGCCGGTGGGCATCCTGTGCGGGCTGTCGCCGGTGATGAGCGCCGGGCTGAACCCGCTGATCCAGATCTTCAAGCCGGTCTCGCCGCTGGCCTGGCTTCCGATCGTCACCATGATCATCTCGGCGGTCTATGCCACCAATGACGGCCTGTTCTCCAAATCCTTCCTGATCTCGGCGATCACGGTCACGCTCTGCTCGCTCTGGCCGACGCTGATCAACACCGCGCTCGGCGTGGCCTCCATCGACAAGGACCTGGTGAACGTGGGCCGGGTGTTGAACCTCGACACCCGCACCCGGATCGTGAAGCTGGTGCTGCCCTCGGCGCTGCCGCTGATCTTCACCGGGCTGCGCCTGTCGCTGGGCGTGGGCTGGATGGTGCTGATCGCCGCCGAGATGCTGGCGCAGAACCCGGGCCTGGGCAAGTTCGTCTGGGACGAGTTCCAGAACGGCTCCTCCCAGTCCCTCGCCCGGATCATGGTGGCGGTGCTCACCATCGGGCTGATCGGCTACGCGCTGGACCGGCTGATGTTCGCGCTCCAGACCATGTTCACCTTCTCGGCCAACCGGTGA
- a CDS encoding CmpA/NrtA family ABC transporter substrate-binding protein, with amino-acid sequence MSLAQVECGFVALTDSALLVAALEMGFAAEEGVDLVLRREASWSSIRDKVSLGVYPMAHMLAPLPLAMSLGLGPVPAEIVAPFVLGLDGNTLTAARPLAAELRDLGAAFGDADATARALVRRARRDRLRVGVPYPHSMHRELVRLLMERGGGDADRDFDMVVAPPSLLSEVLMAGEVDMVMVGEPWGSVAVERGAAEMLLTGASIRRHTREKVLGVRRDWAEENAAILAQLMRALARAGAWAGKADSLQVLAEILCLPTYLDCPSPLIEQALRGAFVIDGHGHVGQDPCALLLDGGALCIPDSAEGLWLADRVSAPWGIAPADLRRAATTCFADTAARTALAPLGITPG; translated from the coding sequence ATGAGCCTGGCGCAGGTGGAATGCGGTTTCGTCGCGCTCACCGACAGCGCGCTGCTGGTGGCCGCGCTGGAGATGGGCTTCGCCGCGGAGGAAGGCGTGGACCTGGTGCTGCGCCGCGAGGCAAGCTGGTCCTCCATCCGTGACAAGGTCTCGCTCGGGGTCTACCCGATGGCGCACATGCTGGCGCCACTGCCGCTGGCGATGTCGCTCGGGCTGGGCCCGGTGCCGGCGGAGATCGTGGCGCCCTTCGTGCTGGGGCTGGACGGCAACACCCTCACCGCCGCGCGGCCGCTGGCCGCCGAGCTGCGCGACCTCGGCGCCGCCTTCGGCGATGCGGATGCCACCGCCCGGGCGCTGGTGCGCCGCGCCCGCCGCGATCGGCTGCGCGTCGGCGTGCCCTACCCGCATTCCATGCACCGCGAGCTGGTGCGCCTGCTGATGGAGCGCGGCGGCGGCGACGCGGACCGCGATTTCGACATGGTCGTCGCCCCGCCCTCGCTGCTGAGCGAGGTGCTGATGGCCGGCGAGGTGGACATGGTGATGGTCGGCGAGCCCTGGGGCAGCGTGGCGGTGGAGCGCGGCGCGGCGGAGATGCTGCTCACCGGTGCCAGCATCCGCAGGCACACCCGCGAGAAGGTGCTGGGCGTGCGCCGCGACTGGGCGGAGGAGAACGCCGCCATCCTCGCACAGCTCATGCGCGCGCTGGCCCGCGCCGGCGCCTGGGCCGGGAAGGCGGATTCGCTGCAGGTTCTGGCGGAGATCCTGTGCCTGCCGACCTATCTCGACTGCCCTTCGCCGCTGATCGAACAGGCGCTGCGCGGCGCCTTCGTGATCGACGGTCACGGCCATGTCGGGCAGGACCCCTGCGCCCTGCTGCTGGACGGCGGCGCGCTGTGCATTCCCGACAGCGCGGAGGGGCTCTGGCTGGCTGACCGGGTGTCGGCGCCCTGGGGCATCGCGCCGGCCGACCTGCGCCGCGCCGCGACGACCTGCTTTGCCGATACCGCGGCCCGCACCGCCCTTGCCCCCCTGGGAATCACCCCCGGCTGA
- a CDS encoding malonyl-CoA decarboxylase: MRATTIVSDLVSRVSDLGLALMPQSGGRATLIDRCNVLVSGKGEATSLALARDILDRYQALEPQARGGFFVALAQRFGVDEDRMLEAAQAWTDDPSDTTARALHAASEPRAQELIRRLNRAPGGTQALVAMRADLLKILRDHPETAALDGDFSHLFSSWFNRGFLTLRHIDWHTPAVVLEKIIAYEAVHEIQGWDDLRRRVGAPDRRLYAFFHPALPDEPLIFVEVALTAEIPRAIGPILEGANPMAGKEARTAVFYSISNCQPGLRGISFGNFLIKTVVEELRAEFRRLETFVTLSPVPGLRAWAESEAAAKVLSGEDREALAAGAPPPPELLSRITAKFLVQARSPRGGPVDPVARFHLGNGARLEQVNPEGDASPGGIEASWGAMVNYLYDLDRIERNHEAFANEGTIAFSPAIQKLIKSK, from the coding sequence ATGCGCGCAACCACGATCGTCTCCGACCTCGTCTCCCGCGTGTCCGATCTCGGGCTGGCGCTGATGCCCCAGTCCGGCGGGCGGGCCACGCTGATCGACCGCTGCAACGTGCTGGTGAGCGGCAAGGGCGAGGCCACCAGCCTCGCGCTCGCCCGCGACATCCTGGACCGGTACCAGGCGCTGGAACCGCAGGCCCGCGGCGGCTTCTTCGTCGCCCTCGCCCAGCGCTTCGGCGTGGACGAGGACCGCATGCTGGAGGCCGCGCAGGCCTGGACGGACGACCCCTCCGACACCACCGCCCGCGCCCTGCACGCCGCCTCCGAGCCCCGCGCGCAGGAACTGATCCGCCGGCTCAACCGCGCGCCGGGCGGCACGCAGGCGCTCGTGGCCATGCGCGCCGACCTGCTGAAGATCCTGCGCGACCACCCGGAGACCGCGGCGCTGGACGGTGACTTCAGCCACCTGTTCTCCTCCTGGTTCAACCGCGGCTTCCTCACCCTGCGCCACATCGACTGGCACACCCCCGCCGTGGTGCTGGAGAAGATCATCGCCTACGAGGCGGTGCACGAGATCCAGGGCTGGGACGACCTGCGCCGCCGGGTGGGCGCGCCGGACCGTCGGCTCTACGCCTTCTTCCACCCCGCCCTGCCCGACGAGCCGCTGATCTTCGTCGAGGTGGCGCTCACCGCCGAGATCCCCCGCGCCATCGGCCCGATCCTCGAGGGGGCAAACCCGATGGCCGGGAAGGAGGCGCGCACCGCGGTCTTCTACTCCATCTCCAACTGCCAGCCGGGGCTGCGCGGCATCTCCTTCGGCAATTTCCTCATCAAGACCGTGGTGGAGGAGCTGCGCGCCGAGTTTCGCCGGCTGGAGACCTTCGTCACCCTCTCGCCGGTGCCCGGGCTGCGCGCCTGGGCGGAGTCGGAGGCCGCGGCGAAGGTGCTCTCGGGCGAGGACCGCGAGGCCCTTGCCGCCGGCGCGCCGCCGCCGCCGGAGCTGCTCTCGCGCATCACCGCGAAATTCCTCGTGCAGGCCCGCAGCCCGCGCGGCGGCCCGGTGGACCCCGTGGCGCGCTTCCACCTCGGCAACGGCGCCCGGCTGGAGCAGGTGAACCCGGAGGGCGATGCCTCGCCCGGCGGCATCGAGGCGAGCTGGGGCGCCATGGTGAACTATCTCTACGATCTCGACCGCATAGAGCGTAATCACGAGGCCTTCGCGAACGAGGGCACCATCGCCTTCTCCCCCGCCATCCAGAAACTGATCAAGAGCAAGTAA
- a CDS encoding GntR family transcriptional regulator has protein sequence MSTDEPRNEALRDRLEEEILTGVFHPGDRLEEKALAERFGVSRTPIREALFQMAASGLVEHRPRRGTIVAELGPHRLVEMFEVMAELEAMSARLAARRATAENLAAIRAAHAACGAARAGAAEDGGALYYYSNETFHDAIRLAARHVFLLEQARALHRRLRPYRRLQLRALGRMEASHAEHDAIVLAIAAGEGARAGELMRGHIAIQGERFADLLASLEAAHGAPAARAART, from the coding sequence ATGAGCACTGACGAGCCCCGCAACGAAGCCCTGCGCGACCGGCTGGAGGAGGAGATCCTCACCGGCGTGTTCCACCCCGGAGACCGGCTGGAGGAGAAGGCGCTGGCGGAGCGTTTCGGTGTCTCGCGCACCCCGATCCGCGAGGCGCTGTTCCAGATGGCGGCCTCCGGCCTCGTGGAGCACCGGCCCCGGCGCGGCACCATCGTGGCCGAACTGGGCCCGCACCGGCTGGTGGAGATGTTCGAGGTGATGGCCGAGCTGGAGGCCATGAGCGCCCGGCTGGCCGCGCGCCGGGCCACGGCGGAGAACCTCGCCGCCATCCGCGCCGCCCATGCCGCCTGCGGTGCCGCCCGCGCCGGGGCGGCCGAGGACGGCGGCGCGCTCTACTATTATTCCAACGAGACCTTCCACGACGCCATCCGCCTTGCCGCCCGGCATGTCTTCCTGCTGGAGCAGGCCCGCGCCCTGCACCGCCGCCTGCGCCCCTATCGCCGGCTGCAGCTGCGCGCGCTGGGCCGGATGGAGGCCAGCCACGCCGAGCATGACGCGATCGTGCTCGCCATCGCCGCAGGGGAGGGCGCGCGCGCCGGCGAGCTGATGCGCGGCCATATCGCCATTCAGGGCGAGCGCTTCGCCGATCTCCTCGCCTCGCTGGAAGCCGCGCACGGCGCCCCCGCGGCGCGGGCCGCGCGTACTTGA
- a CDS encoding TRAP transporter large permease, which translates to MDPLVLGLIVALATVFVLFSGIPVAVGLLTVSALFLLVFDGMRSLSLMPEILFGKLNDFALLSIPMFIIMGAAISSTRAGADLYEALERWLTRVPGGLVVSNLGACALFAAMSGSSPATCAAIGKMGIPEMRRRGYPDGVAAGSIAAGGTLGILIPPSVTMIVYGIATETSIGRLFLAGILPGLMLVMLFMAWSIYSTWSSGNMAVLGQRSYSWQARFEILPRVLPFLAIIAGVLYAMYGGVATPSETAAVGALLCVVIAVVIYRMWSISAIWVVLRDSTRESVMILFIIGAAGVFSYMLSSLFITQSIAGWIAELEANRWVIMLCVNVFLLIAGFFLPPVAVILMAAPILMPIIQGAGFDPYWFAVVLTINMEIGLISPPVGLNLYVINGIAPDIPLGTILKGSLPYVACMVLGILILALFPGLATWLPTLVMGAA; encoded by the coding sequence ATGGACCCGCTCGTTCTCGGCCTGATCGTGGCGCTGGCCACCGTCTTCGTGCTGTTCTCCGGCATCCCCGTGGCGGTGGGGCTGCTCACCGTCTCCGCGCTGTTCCTGCTGGTCTTCGACGGCATGCGCTCCCTCTCGCTGATGCCCGAGATCCTGTTCGGCAAGCTCAACGATTTCGCCCTGCTCTCGATACCGATGTTCATCATCATGGGGGCGGCCATCTCCTCCACCCGCGCCGGCGCCGACCTCTACGAGGCGCTGGAGCGCTGGCTCACCCGGGTGCCGGGCGGGCTGGTGGTCTCGAACCTGGGCGCCTGCGCGCTCTTCGCGGCCATGTCCGGCTCCTCGCCCGCCACCTGTGCGGCCATCGGCAAAATGGGCATCCCGGAGATGCGCAGGCGGGGCTACCCGGACGGCGTGGCCGCCGGCTCCATCGCCGCGGGCGGCACGCTGGGCATCCTCATCCCGCCCTCGGTCACGATGATCGTCTACGGCATCGCCACGGAAACCTCGATCGGGCGGCTGTTCCTGGCCGGGATCCTGCCGGGGCTGATGCTGGTGATGCTGTTCATGGCCTGGTCGATCTACTCCACCTGGAGCTCGGGCAACATGGCGGTGCTGGGCCAGCGGAGCTATTCCTGGCAGGCGCGGTTCGAGATCCTGCCGCGCGTGCTGCCCTTCCTCGCCATCATCGCCGGCGTGCTCTACGCCATGTACGGCGGCGTCGCCACGCCCTCGGAGACGGCGGCGGTGGGCGCGCTGCTCTGCGTGGTGATCGCGGTGGTGATCTACCGGATGTGGAGCATCTCCGCCATCTGGGTGGTGCTGCGCGACAGCACCCGCGAGAGCGTGATGATCCTGTTCATCATCGGGGCGGCGGGGGTGTTTTCCTACATGCTCTCCTCGCTGTTCATCACCCAGTCCATCGCCGGCTGGATCGCGGAGCTGGAGGCGAACCGCTGGGTGATCATGCTGTGCGTGAACGTGTTCCTGCTGATCGCGGGGTTCTTCCTGCCCCCCGTGGCGGTGATCCTGATGGCAGCGCCCATCCTGATGCCGATCATCCAGGGCGCGGGCTTCGACCCCTACTGGTTCGCCGTGGTGCTCACCATCAACATGGAGATCGGCTTGATCTCGCCCCCCGTGGGCCTCAACCTCTACGTCATCAACGGAATCGCGCCGGACATTCCGCTGGGCACCATCCTGAAGGGCTCGCTGCCCTATGTGGCCTGCATGGTGCTGGGCATCCTGATCCTGGCGCTGTTTCCCGGCCTGGCCACCTGGCTGCCGACCCTCGTGATGGGAGCTGCATGA
- a CDS encoding CmpA/NrtA family ABC transporter substrate-binding protein encodes MAEMLDVEKDELKFGFIKLTDMAPLAIAYEKGFFEDEGLFVTLEPQANWKVLLDRVIDGQLDGAHMLAGQPLAATIGYGTEAHIVTPFSMDLNGNGITVSNAVWEEMKKNIPEEGGKPVHPISAAALKPVVQGYKAQGKSFNMGMVFPVSTHNYELRYWLAAGGLNPGFYTPDNTSGQIDADVLLSVTPPPQMPSTMEAGTIDGYCVGEPWNQQAVFKGIGVPVITDYEIWKNNPEKVFGLTDTFVQENPNTAIAVTKALIRAAMWLDADDNANRAEAVEILSRSQYVGADAEVIAASMTGTFEYEKGDVREVPDFNVFFRHNATYPYYSDAIWYLTQMRRWGQIAEAKPDAWYAETAASVYLPEVYLKAAESLIDDGLAAREDFPFGTDGYKPATAEFIDGVEYDGHAPNAYLDRFSIGLKGDEKVGG; translated from the coding sequence ATGGCCGAAATGCTGGATGTCGAGAAAGACGAACTGAAGTTCGGCTTCATCAAGCTCACCGACATGGCGCCCCTCGCCATCGCCTACGAGAAGGGATTCTTCGAGGACGAGGGCCTGTTCGTCACCCTCGAGCCCCAGGCGAACTGGAAGGTTCTGCTCGACCGGGTGATCGACGGCCAGCTCGACGGCGCGCACATGCTCGCCGGCCAGCCGCTGGCGGCCACCATCGGCTATGGCACCGAGGCGCATATCGTCACGCCCTTTTCCATGGACCTGAACGGCAACGGCATCACCGTGTCGAATGCGGTCTGGGAGGAGATGAAGAAGAACATCCCGGAGGAGGGCGGCAAGCCGGTCCACCCCATCTCCGCCGCCGCGCTGAAGCCGGTGGTGCAGGGCTACAAGGCCCAGGGCAAGTCCTTCAACATGGGCATGGTCTTCCCGGTCTCGACCCACAATTACGAGCTGCGCTACTGGCTGGCCGCCGGCGGGCTGAACCCGGGCTTCTACACGCCCGACAACACCTCCGGGCAGATCGACGCCGACGTGCTGCTCTCCGTCACCCCGCCGCCGCAGATGCCGTCCACCATGGAGGCCGGCACCATCGACGGCTACTGCGTGGGCGAGCCCTGGAACCAGCAGGCGGTGTTCAAGGGCATCGGCGTGCCGGTGATCACCGATTACGAGATCTGGAAGAACAACCCGGAGAAGGTGTTCGGCCTCACCGACACCTTCGTTCAGGAGAACCCGAACACCGCCATCGCGGTCACCAAGGCGCTGATCCGTGCCGCGATGTGGCTGGACGCCGACGACAACGCCAACCGTGCGGAGGCGGTGGAGATCCTGTCGCGCTCGCAATACGTGGGCGCCGACGCGGAGGTGATCGCCGCCTCGATGACCGGCACCTTCGAATACGAGAAGGGCGACGTGCGCGAGGTGCCGGACTTCAACGTGTTCTTCCGCCACAACGCCACCTACCCCTATTACTCCGACGCCATCTGGTACCTCACCCAGATGCGCCGCTGGGGGCAGATCGCCGAGGCGAAACCCGACGCCTGGTACGCCGAGACCGCGGCCTCGGTCTACCTGCCGGAGGTCTATCTGAAGGCCGCCGAATCCCTCATCGATGACGGGCTCGCCGCCCGCGAGGATTTCCCCTTCGGCACCGATGGCTACAAGCCCGCCACCGCCGAGTTCATCGACGGGGTGGAATATGACGGCCACGCGCCGAACGCCTATCTGGACCGGTTCAGCATCGGCCTGAAGGGCGACGAGAAGGTCGGCGGCTGA
- a CDS encoding TRAP transporter small permease — protein MPPGTQTAATASPVPRRDTSHPFLRLAATLSRACGVASALMIVASILVTCQMIAVRFLLNGSTTWQTEFVIYMMIAATLIGLPYVQLLRGHVNVDLLPIALPRRLRLGLAFVTLGTAFAVIGLLMVYGVELWHVAWARNWTSDTVWRVPLSIPYLAMPVGFGLYLVQIAADLFAVASGRETPFGLSEDR, from the coding sequence ATGCCCCCTGGCACACAGACTGCTGCCACCGCCTCGCCCGTGCCGCGACGTGACACGAGCCACCCGTTCCTGCGCCTGGCCGCGACGCTGTCGCGCGCCTGCGGGGTGGCATCGGCGCTGATGATCGTCGCCTCCATCCTGGTCACCTGCCAGATGATCGCGGTGCGCTTCCTGCTCAACGGCTCCACCACCTGGCAGACGGAGTTCGTCATCTACATGATGATCGCCGCCACGCTCATCGGCCTGCCCTACGTGCAGCTGCTGCGCGGCCACGTGAACGTGGACCTGCTGCCCATCGCGCTGCCGCGCCGGCTGCGGCTGGGGCTGGCCTTCGTCACGCTGGGCACCGCCTTCGCGGTGATCGGGCTGCTGATGGTCTACGGGGTGGAGCTGTGGCACGTGGCCTGGGCGCGGAACTGGACCTCGGACACGGTGTGGCGCGTGCCGCTGTCGATCCCCTATCTCGCGATGCCGGTGGGCTTCGGCCTCTACCTGGTGCAGATCGCCGCCGATCTCTTCGCCGTGGCCTCGGGCCGCGAGACGCCCTTCGGCCTGTCGGAGGACCGCTGA
- a CDS encoding malonate--CoA ligase, with translation MYDDNHLATRLRAASLGETDRLFALAGFGHPLSYEALFGAAERMAAVLVSAGVTPGDRVAVQVEKSLETIELYIGTVLAGGVFLPLNTAYTAAELDYFISDAEPAVVVCDPAREAEITPLARGAKVLTLDGHGEGSLRAAADALEPGFRAVPRGPEDLAAILYTSGTTGRSKGAMLTHRALASNSETLRDTWRFTADDVLIHALPIFHTHGLFVATNVTLFAGAAMIFLPKFDAEAIVAALPKATALMGVPTFYTRLLEHPGLTREAVANMRLFISGSAPLLSDTHDKWRERTGHAILERYGMTETNMNTSNPYEGERRAGTVGFPLPGVELKITEPETGATLPQGEIGLIEVRGPNVFSGYWRMPEKTKEELRENGFFITGDLGVIDADGYVSIVGRSKDLIISGGFNVYPKEIEGLIDDLPGVVESAVIGLPHPDFGEGVAAVVVPEAGAELTEAGILAAISDRLARYKLPKRIFFAAELPRNTMGKVQKKALRDSHATTFAA, from the coding sequence ATGTATGACGACAACCACCTCGCCACGCGGCTGCGCGCGGCCTCCCTCGGCGAGACCGACCGCCTCTTCGCCCTCGCCGGCTTCGGGCATCCGCTGAGCTATGAGGCGCTGTTCGGCGCTGCCGAGCGCATGGCCGCCGTGCTGGTCTCCGCCGGGGTGACGCCGGGAGACAGGGTGGCCGTGCAGGTGGAGAAATCGCTCGAGACCATCGAGCTCTACATCGGCACCGTGCTGGCGGGGGGCGTGTTCCTGCCGCTCAACACCGCCTACACCGCCGCCGAGCTGGACTATTTCATCTCCGACGCGGAACCCGCCGTGGTGGTGTGCGACCCCGCGCGGGAGGCGGAGATCACCCCCCTGGCCAGGGGCGCGAAGGTCCTCACGCTGGACGGTCACGGCGAGGGCAGCCTGCGCGCCGCCGCCGATGCCCTGGAGCCCGGCTTCAGGGCCGTGCCGCGCGGGCCGGAGGATCTCGCCGCCATCCTCTACACCTCCGGCACCACCGGGCGCTCCAAGGGCGCGATGCTCACCCACCGCGCGCTGGCCTCCAACTCCGAGACCCTGCGCGACACCTGGCGCTTCACCGCCGATGACGTGCTCATCCACGCCCTGCCGATCTTCCATACCCACGGGCTGTTCGTGGCCACGAACGTGACGCTCTTCGCCGGCGCCGCGATGATCTTCCTGCCGAAGTTCGACGCCGAGGCCATCGTGGCCGCCCTGCCCAAGGCCACCGCGCTGATGGGCGTGCCCACCTTCTACACCCGCCTGCTCGAGCACCCCGGCCTCACCCGCGAGGCCGTGGCGAACATGCGGCTGTTCATCTCCGGCTCCGCGCCGCTCCTGTCGGACACGCATGACAAGTGGCGTGAGCGCACCGGCCATGCCATCCTCGAGCGCTACGGCATGACCGAGACCAACATGAACACCTCGAACCCCTACGAGGGCGAGCGCCGCGCCGGCACCGTGGGCTTCCCCCTGCCCGGGGTGGAGCTGAAGATCACCGAGCCGGAAACCGGCGCCACCCTGCCGCAGGGCGAGATCGGCCTCATCGAGGTGCGCGGCCCCAACGTGTTCTCCGGCTACTGGCGCATGCCCGAGAAGACGAAGGAGGAGCTGCGCGAGAACGGCTTCTTCATCACCGGCGACCTCGGGGTGATCGACGCCGACGGCTACGTGAGCATCGTGGGCCGCTCGAAGGACCTGATCATCTCCGGCGGCTTCAATGTCTACCCCAAGGAAATCGAGGGGCTGATCGACGACCTGCCCGGCGTGGTGGAAAGCGCCGTCATCGGCCTGCCCCACCCGGATTTCGGCGAGGGCGTGGCCGCGGTCGTCGTGCCGGAAGCGGGGGCCGAGCTCACCGAGGCCGGCATCCTCGCCGCGATCTCCGACCGCCTGGCGCGCTACAAGCTGCCCAAGCGGATCTTCTTCGCCGCCGAACTGCCGCGCAACACCATGGGCAAGGTGCAGAAGAAGGCCCTGCGGGACAGCCACGCGACCACCTTCGCCGCCTGA
- a CDS encoding ANTAR domain-containing response regulator has protein sequence MPPLHIVVIDPDADRAAMIRGGLEDEGEYRVTIVSEMQGIAARLARLDADIVLIGLENPNRDMLEQLTAATGPSERPVAMFVDRSDRAMMQAAISAGVSAYVVNGLRSDRVRSVLETAIARFHSFARLQAELTATKAALAERKTIDRAKGILMKARGIDEEAAYALLRKTAMDQGKRVADLAEGLVTAAGLLS, from the coding sequence ATGCCCCCACTGCACATCGTGGTGATAGACCCCGACGCGGACCGCGCGGCGATGATCCGTGGCGGGCTGGAGGACGAGGGCGAATACCGGGTCACCATCGTTTCGGAAATGCAAGGGATCGCCGCCCGCCTCGCCCGGCTGGACGCCGACATCGTGCTCATCGGCCTCGAGAACCCGAACCGCGACATGCTCGAACAGCTCACCGCCGCCACCGGCCCCTCCGAACGCCCCGTGGCGATGTTCGTCGACCGCTCGGACCGCGCGATGATGCAGGCCGCCATCTCCGCGGGCGTCAGCGCCTATGTGGTGAACGGGCTGCGCAGCGACCGGGTGCGCTCGGTGCTGGAAACCGCCATCGCGCGCTTCCACTCCTTCGCCCGGCTGCAGGCCGAGCTCACCGCCACCAAGGCCGCCCTCGCGGAGCGCAAGACCATCGACCGCGCCAAGGGCATCCTGATGAAGGCCCGCGGCATTGACGAGGAAGCCGCCTACGCCCTGCTGCGCAAGACCGCGATGGACCAGGGCAAGCGCGTGGCCGATCTCGCCGAAGGCCTCGTCACCGCGGCAGGGCTGCTGTCATGA
- the dctP gene encoding TRAP transporter substrate-binding protein DctP, which produces MPSTLKTGALAAALALLAASAGATDLRLSHQWSTSDIRHKVAQMVADEVEAADVNLHIRIFPSGSLFKAREQYTPLTRGQLDMTVLPLSYAGGQHQEYNLTLMPGLVKNHDHAARLIHSPFMAELETILNDDDVMTLVPGYLAGGFVGKDKCITRPSDVSGLQIRAAGKAFEEMLSGAGASIASMASSEIYNAMQTGVLQATNTSSSSFVSYRIYEQAACYTPAGDVALWFMYQPLLMNKTTFDGLDDAQKEALLQASEKAEAWYLEEAKLEDAASTKVFEEKGVEIAKMTPEDFEAWRKLAAETSYKAFVAEVPDGQKLLDLALEVQ; this is translated from the coding sequence ATGCCCAGTACCCTGAAGACCGGCGCGCTTGCCGCCGCCCTCGCGCTTCTGGCCGCCTCGGCCGGGGCGACGGACCTGCGCCTGAGCCACCAGTGGTCGACCAGCGACATCCGCCACAAGGTGGCGCAGATGGTGGCCGACGAGGTGGAGGCCGCGGACGTGAACCTGCACATCCGCATCTTCCCCTCCGGCTCGCTGTTCAAGGCGCGCGAGCAGTACACGCCGCTCACCCGCGGGCAGCTCGACATGACCGTGCTGCCCCTGTCCTATGCCGGCGGCCAGCACCAGGAGTACAACCTCACCCTGATGCCCGGGCTGGTGAAGAACCATGACCACGCGGCGCGGCTCATCCACTCGCCCTTCATGGCAGAGCTGGAGACGATCCTGAACGACGACGACGTGATGACGCTGGTGCCTGGCTACCTGGCCGGCGGCTTCGTGGGCAAGGACAAGTGCATCACCAGGCCCTCGGACGTCTCGGGCCTGCAGATCCGCGCGGCCGGAAAGGCCTTCGAGGAGATGCTCTCCGGTGCGGGCGCCTCCATCGCCTCCATGGCCTCCTCGGAGATCTACAACGCCATGCAGACCGGGGTGCTGCAGGCGACGAACACCTCCTCCTCCTCCTTCGTGAGCTACCGCATCTATGAGCAGGCGGCCTGCTACACCCCGGCGGGCGACGTGGCGCTGTGGTTCATGTACCAGCCGCTGCTGATGAACAAGACCACCTTCGACGGGCTGGACGACGCCCAGAAGGAGGCGCTGCTGCAGGCCTCGGAGAAGGCCGAGGCCTGGTACCTGGAGGAGGCGAAGCTGGAGGACGCCGCCTCCACGAAGGTGTTCGAGGAGAAGGGCGTGGAGATCGCGAAGATGACGCCGGAGGATTTCGAGGCCTGGCGCAAGCTGGCCGCCGAGACCTCCTACAAGGCCTTCGTGGCCGAGGTGCCCGACGGACAGAAGCTGCTCGACCTCGCGCTCGAGGTGCAGTGA